A window from Micromonospora profundi encodes these proteins:
- a CDS encoding DUF6232 family protein, with translation MTLYYRDDAVQVTSESIRAGGHVIALSDVTFVWHARGPKTLAVRGRVLGRGVLVLLLSLPPLVAVVCVLSLAWSAQDRGNWQLALIILAACAVGALALTPFLEIPLGWLDRSYERGSHVHELWVQHHGQEQLLLRTPDALRFGQIYRAVQRAVEQQGDHR, from the coding sequence ATGACCCTCTATTACCGGGACGACGCGGTGCAGGTGACCTCCGAGTCGATCCGGGCCGGTGGTCACGTGATCGCCCTGTCGGATGTGACATTCGTCTGGCACGCGCGGGGCCCGAAGACCCTCGCGGTACGCGGCCGTGTGCTGGGGCGCGGTGTCCTGGTGCTGCTGCTGTCGCTGCCGCCGCTCGTCGCTGTGGTGTGCGTGCTCTCGCTTGCCTGGTCGGCGCAGGACCGGGGCAACTGGCAGCTGGCGTTGATCATCCTGGCCGCCTGCGCGGTGGGAGCGCTGGCGTTGACACCGTTCCTGGAGATCCCGCTGGGCTGGTTGGATCGCTCCTACGAGCGCGGCAGCCACGTGCACGAGTTGTGGGTGCAACACCACGGTCAGGAACAGTTGCTGCTGCGTACGCCGGACGCGTTGCGGTTCGGGCAGATCTACCGGGCCGTGCAACGGGCCGTCGAACAGCAGGGCGACCACCGCTGA